Below is a genomic region from Deltaproteobacteria bacterium.
TTCCCTGGGATACAATATGGATCTGATGGTTCAAACGCTACAATTCCCATTGGCGGTTTGGGACCGATATAGAAGGACATTTCACCATTTCCCGTAATTGGAAAACTATGCTGTACTTCTGACATGCCTTGAATCCCGCAACCCAAAGCGTCGTATAGCCTTCTTAGTCCTATCCGTTCGATACCCATCTCATCCCTTAGTATCGCCTAACAATAATTAGATTGATCCATATAACACACCGAATTTTGGTTTCCTGTCCGCATAACACGCCATCAGAGCGATTACCAAAAACGCGATAAGCTCTTTATATTCATCTTGTTGCGCCCTATATCGCGGTTTATCACGGTATCTTATGCGGATCGGCATAATACAACCTCTTCGATTGGCGCAAAGCCCGTCCATCGGACTGCGAACACCCGCCGATTGGGTACATGGTCACATAACTACGGCGCGCTTCATATGTCAATGATTAGCTTTTTCATCATGCCCTCAGCCTGCCCGCGCAGGTCAGTTCAGCGCGCTGAACTAACTTAACATTATGATATAATTAATAAATAAGCTACGGTGCCGATCATTTCCCCGCTGAATTTTTACCCCCTTTGTCTGTCTCGGCAGCGGCTTTTTATTGCGCCATCGCGTCCAGTTTGCTGGTGATGGTCTGCTTCAGATTGTCCAGGGCATTGGCGAAGCTGTCCCGTTCCTCATGCGTCAGGATCGTGACGTCCAGGTCGCTGATCTTTTCCCCTATCGCGCCTACGGCATTGCAGGTGTTTTGGGCAACCGACAGCCGGGCGCCGATCCCGGTCTTTTTCTGGGGATTCAACCCTGCCTTGTATTTTTGGTAGGCCGTTACCATGCTGCGCGCTTGTTTCTTTTGGGCTATCCCGACGAGCACGCGTTTCGGTATGGCCGGATCTTTGCGGCAGTCATCCAAGACCTCCGGGGGTAGTTTGTTGATCGAGAGGGTGCTGGAAATCGTTGCTTTGGATTTGCTGAATTTCCTGGCCAGGTCATCCTGGGAGAAGCTGTGTTTCTTCATGAGGCGGTCCATCGCCTCGGCCTCCTCGACGGCCGTCAGATCTGAGCGCAGGATGTTTTCTACCAGAGAGATTTCGTCGTAGTTGGCGCTGTTTGTATAGAGGACGGCTATTTCCGTTAGTCCCGCCATCCGTGCGGCCGTGCAGCGCCGTTCGCCTGTTACGATGTATTTCAGGCCGCCTGCGTCTATCCGGAATGTGGGCGGCTGGATGATGCCGTGCTCTTTGATGGATTCCACCATCTCCGTCAGGGCCGCCGGGTCCAGGTACTTGCGCGGCTGATCGGAATCGGGCAGCAGATCGCTTAGGGCGATCAGGTAAAGTTGACCGGGGATGTAGGTTTCATTTGTCGCCATCGGAGGCTCCTCCTTCAAAACGAAAAAACCCCGCGATCCGGGAGGAACAACGGGGGTATGGGGTTGATTGACCTGTTCATGACTTCCCTTGGCCTTGGGTCTTCAGTTGAGGGGAACAGATTTAATTTGTTCCCTTTGCCTCCGATATGGCATGAGCCTTCGATTATGTCAATAAAATTTGCCCTTTGCTGACCCTCGTCGCGATGAAATCCCGGGGCATGATTTCCGTGGAGTCCTTTTGTCGGTGCGTAGGAAAAAAGAATCAAGGTTGACGATACGCCTCTCCAACAACCGGTGTGCGGGGTTGGCAATATTGTAATCGGGGGCAGATGGGGCTGGAGGCGGGGGCCAGTGCAATATCCACTTGAGATCCTTCGACAAGCTCAGGATGAGCGGGGGGATTGCATCCCCGGGGTAGGCGCCATAAAAAAGGCGCCCCCTTTGCAGAGGGCGCCTGGTTGGGTTCTACAGTTGTTCGCCTGATATCCTCATTCCATAGAAGGAACGATAGACGAAGACCAGGGCAATGAGAAAGAAGATGGAGGCCAGGGTTGTCTTCAAACCGATATAGCCTGCCTTCTGCATTTCCACGGCAATCTCCACGGCCAGCAAGCCAAACAGGGTCGTAAACTTGATAACCGGGTTCAGGGAAACCGATGACGTGTCCTTGAAGGGGTCGCCTACCGTATCACCGACCACCGTCGCCTCGTGCAGCGGGGTGTTCTTTTCCTTCAGATCCACTTCGACGATTTTCTTCGCATTGTCCCAGCACCCGCCGGCATTGGCCATAAAGATCGCCTGGAAGAGGCCGAAGAAGGCAATGGCAATCAGATAGCCGATGAAAAAGTAGGGATTGAAAAAGGACAGCGCGAGCGTCATAAAGAAGATGACCACAAAGATATTGATCATGCCCTTTTGTGCATAGATCGTACAGATCTTCACAACTTCCTTGCTGTCTTCAATCGAGGCGGTCGCGTCGGTCAGCTTGATATTGTCCTTGATAAAGACCACGGCCCGGTAAGCGCCGGTAACGACGGCCTGCGTTGACGCGCCGGTAAACCAGTAAACCACGCAGCCGCCCATGAGCAGACCGAGAATTATTTCCGGCTGCACCAGGCTTAGGTGCTCGACTACATTGCCGAAGACGCTCTGCAGCAGCATGATGATGCCGAATACCATTGTGGTGGCGCCGACGACCGCCGTGCCGATGAGGACCGGTTTGGCAGTGGCTTTAAATGTATTGCCGGCGCCGTCGGCCCCTTCGAGAATATCCTTGGAGTGTTCGAAATCCGGTTCAAAACCGAAATCTTTTTTAATAGCTTTCTTGATGTCCGGTATCTTCTCGATCATGGAAAGTTCATAGATTGACTGGGCATTATCCGATACGGGGCCAAAGCTATCCACGGCAATGGTAACTGGTCCCATGCCGAGAAATCCGAAGGCCACCAGGCCGAAGGCGAATACCGGCGCTGCAAACCTGAAGGCTTCGGGCATAATGGCCATGATGGCCGGGGTTGTCGAGACGAGATAGGCGACGAGCATCAGCACCAGGATGATCAGCCCTTCCCAGAAGGCGGAAAAATTTCCGGCTACAAAACCGGATAGGATAACTAAAGAAGCGCCGCCCTGGCGTCCCGAGTTGACCACTTCCTGACAGTGAATTGATTTCGTGCTGGTGAATATCTTGGTAAACTCAGGGATCAAGGCCCCGGCGATCGTGCCGCAACTGATGATCAGAGCGAGAGCCCACCAGAGTGAGGCAAATGTTGCCACGGGTTGAAGGTCGGAAAGCAGGATATAACTGGCGGCAAAGGTGACGATGATGGAGACGGCAGAGGTAAGCCAGACCAGGTTCGTCAGGGGTTGTTCCAGATCAAGCTCTTTTTTGCCGACATAAAGCGCGGCATTCAGGCTTTCATTGATGAAGTACGATGCCAGCGAGGTCAGGATCATGAGAATCCTCATGGCGAAGATCCAGACGATGAGCGTTCCTGCCATATAGGGATTAGCCGTCAGCGCCAGGGCCAGGAAGGCAATCAGGGCCACGCCGGTTACTCCGTATGTTTCAAAACCGTCAGCAGTCGGCCCGACGCTGTCGCCGGCATTGTCGCCCGTGCAGTCGGCGATGACGCCGGGATTTTTCGGATCATCCTCGGGAAGGTGAAAGACGATCTTCATCAGATCTGATCCGATGTCGGCAATCTTGGTGAAGATACCGCCGCAGATCCTCAGGGCGCTGGCGCCGAGAGATTCGCCAATGGCAAAGCCGACAAAGCAGGGTCCGGCCAGTTCCTTGGGCAGAAAGACCAGGATGCAGATCATGAAGAAAAGTTCCACGCTGACGAGTAAAAGCCCCACGCTCATACCGGAGCGCAGGCAGATGTTGACAATGTTGATCGGGGCGCCGCGCAGTGAGGCGAATGCTGCCCGGGAGTTAGCCACCGTGTTGATTCTGATACCAAACCAGGCCACACCGTAAGAACCGAGGATGCCCATGATGGAGCTGAACAGAATCATCAATACATTTTTTACGGGGGCGTTCTGCAGGCCGGCAAAATAGTAGATGATGCAAATGGCGATCAATATCCAGAGATAGGCCAGAAACTTTCCCTGCTGCGTCAGGTAGGTCTTGCATGTTTCCCAGATGGTAGCGGAAACGTCCAGCATGGATTTGTGCGCCGGCAGACTTTTGGTCTGTCTGTATTGCAGAACTCCGAACATCATGCCGATGACACAGATCACGAGGCCCCAGTAAAGGATACTGAGACCAGAGACTGATGAGCCCGCAATGTTGAAAACAACATTGGTCAGGTCAGGCAACTTGATGTCTGCTTCCCCGGCAAAAGCTGCCGAACTTAAAAAAATTACACTAAGTGCGGAAAAAAAAGATAAAAAACGATGTTTAATCATACTAACCTCCCTAAGTTAAATTATTGGACCTCATGTTGTAAATGCGCATCGCCGACTCTATGCCGTTTTCGACAATCTCTCCCGCCGCATCGCCAGCGACGGTAATAATATTGGGCAACTCTTTTTGTTCTTCCGCAGTAAAAGGGGAGAGTACGTAACTTTCTACCATCCTCTTACGGGCCGGTTTCCCGATACCGATCCTCACCCGGAAGAAATCGGAGCTCCCCAAATGCTCAATGATGGAAGCTAAACCCTTATGCCCGCCGCTACCGCCCCCTTTTTTTAAACGCACGGTCGGGAAGGGCAGGTCCAAGTCATCATGGATGACGAGCATATCTTCAATATCCGTCCTAAAATAAGCCAGCAGCTTTTCTACGGCCACACCACTTAAATTCATAAAGGTCTGTGGTTTGGCCAGGAAAACCGCTTCCTTGGCGATCCGCCCCTGGCCAAAAAAGGCATCGAAGCCTCGCCTCTGCAAGGAGATTCCGTACCGTCCGGCCAGATAATCAACGGTGAGAAATCCCAGGTTGTGCCTGTTCGCCTGATACTGCTCCCCGGGATTTCCCAGACCGACTATCAGCTTCACGGGCCATTCTCCCTGCGCAGGTCATAACCTATTTGGCCGGCTCCGTCTCTGAGGGGATTATTGCTTCAACCTCCTCTTCCGGCTTGATGATGGCCTTCGGGGCCGCTAAGGTGGCGACCACGGTATCGGCATGATCAAGAACGACGACGCCGTCCGAGGCAGCGAGGTCATGCACTTTAAATGAGTCGCCGATCTGCATGCCGCTTATATCCGCCGCCACAAACTCCGGACGCACTCCCGGCAGGCAGGAGACCTTCAATTCTCTCTTCAACAGATGCAATTCCCCACCATCGTCCACCCCTTTGGGTTTGCCTGAGAAATGGATGGGAATCTCGAAGGTAAACTTATGTTCCATATTAATTTCATAAAAATCGGCATGCACCAACCGTCGGCTTAAGGGCTCAATCTGCAGCTCTTTAAGCACGGCAAGTTTCTCAAATTTGTTATCCTGACCGGCGATCATCAATTTGATAAAGCCTTTTCCCTCTTTTTTCCGCAGACTCATAAGCTCGGCGACGTTTACATCCAGCAGGATCGCTTCCGTTCCCGGTCCATAAAATACGGCCGGTATCATGCCTTTTGATCTTAATCTGCGGGAGTGCCCTTTACCGGACGCTGCGCGGACAAGTGCATTTAATTCATTTGCTTCCATCTGTGCCTCCTAAACAAAAAGTGAACTTACCGATTCATTGTAAAAAATACGCTTCACCGCCTCGCTGAGTAATCCGGCGACGGAGAGTACGGTGATGCGCTTACAGGCCTTGGCATTTTCCTGCAAAGGAATCGTGTCCGTAACGATAACTTCTTTGATATTGGATCCTTGCAGTCGCTCGATAGCGGGGCCGGAAAGAACGGGATGGGTGCAACAAACGGAAACTTCTGTGGCGCCGGCTTCTTCCAGGGCCTGGGCGGCTTTAATAACCGTGCCGGCCGTATCAATCATATCGTCCAGGATTATGACGCGACACCCTTTGACCTCGCCGATAATGTTCATCACCTGGGCCTCATTAGGACCCTCCCGGCGTTTATCAATGATGGCCAGATTGGCGCCCAGTCGCGTCCCAAAGGCTCGGGCCCGCCCCACACCGCCCGTATCGGGAGAGACGAGGACCGTATTTTCCGGATAATTCTTTTTGAGATAATCTATTAGTACGGGTGTGGCAAAGAGGTTGTCCACCGGGATGTTAAAAAACCCTTGAATCTGACCGGCATGAAGGTCCATGGCTAAAACGCGGTTCGCTCCGGCCGTGGTGATGAGATCGGCAACGAGCTTGGCCGTGATCGGCGCCCGGGGGGCAACTTTCCGGTCCTGCCGCGCATATCCGTAGTAGGGTATCACAGCCGTAATGCGATCGGCCGAAGCCCTTTTCATGGCATCAATCATGATGAGGAGTTCCATGCAGGTTACATTTACGGGCGAACAGGTGGGCTGAATGATAAAGACATCCATGCCGCGCACGTTCTCGTCAATCTCCACCCTGGTTTCGCCGTCGCTGAACGTTGTCACGTTGGCCATGCCCAGCTTGACACCCAGGTTTTTCGCTATCTTGCCGGCCAGGAGGACATTTGCATTTCCGGAGAAAACCCTAATCTTTTCGAGCATGAAAATCCTTTCTATCTATGAATATGGCTGGGGCGGGAGGATTCGAACCTCCGAATGCAGGAACCAAAGTCCTGTGTCTTACCGCTTGACGACGCCCCAATTTTTATAAAATTATAAAACGTCTCATCAGATGGAATGGGCAAGATGAATCCACCATTTCCCGAAGCCTTGTGCCGTCAGCGCCTTTTCGGCATTCCGGGCCTGCTCCCCTGTCTCAAAAATCCCGAAGAGAGTCGGCCCGCTTCCCGACATCAATGCTCCGGACGCGCCGCCGCCGAGCAGTAACTGCTTTATCTGATTTAAAACGGGGTGACGAGCCAGCGTGACCTCTTCCAGGTCATTTTTCAGCCATCCGCTCATGTTATTACCCGTCCCTGTCTTAATCGAGGGGATGCTATAATTTATACTGTCCTTTGTCAATCTTAAATTAAGACTTTCATAAACCATCCGGGTGGAAACGGGGAAGCCGGGATTAACCAGCAGGAACCAAAGCGGTGGAATATTTTCCGCTGCCCGCAGGCAATCGCCAATACCCGTTGCCCAGGCGGTCTTCCCAAAGATAAAAAAAGGCACATCGGCGCCCAATGTCTTGCCAATTTTCATGAGCTCTTCCGGGCGGCAACTTTCGCCTGTCATTTCATTCAAAGTCATGAGGGTAGTGGCGGCGTTGGAACTGCCGCCGCCTAATCCTGCAGATAAGGGGATTTTCTTGCCGATAGTAATGGCAATGCCTTTTTTATACCCGATGGAAGAGAAATAGGCCCGTGCCGCCCGATAGACGATATTGTCGTCATCCTCAGGAAGGCCGCTGCCGGGACATTTTATGACTATACCAGTGGGGAGAGAAGAAAAGGTCATCTCATCATAAAGGCTTATCCTTTGCATCAGCGTGGCGATGTCGTGATACCCGTCCTCACGTTTCCGTAACACTGAAAGATGCAGATTGACCTTGGCCGGCGACAATTTTTTGAGCATTTCAAGCCGTTTCTTTCACATAGCGCATCCTCAGTTCGTAAAGCGCCCCTTCGATAAGGTTATTTTCATTTACGTCCCGGTTACCTGCCGTCTTGTCCTTTAACATAACCAGGGTGTCAATGATTTCCTTGGCGGCAATCAGATTTTTCTCCGCCTTGTTGGTGCTGGAGTCGGCAAAGTCGCCAAAGTGGAAAAGGGCGGTGGTGCTCAAAGAAACGATGAAGTTGTAAAAATTAATCTCCGGCAGATGACCCGTTTCCGGCCGGTCTTGTTCAGGAGGCGCAGTTGAGCTGTCTTGGGCCGGTTCGGCTGCCGGTTCGGCAACTTTTTCTACTGCCGGTCCTTCCTCGGCGCGCATCTCGCCGCCGTCACCAAAAATTCGTTTGTCTTTGACGACAAAGCCTTTTTTTTCTTCTTCTCCCATGGATGTTTCCTCCTTTTTTACTAAAAAGCGCAGCAAATAATCTCTAACTTACTATCGGGGCACCATGGTCCTTAACCGGGCGACCCGTTCCTCAATCGGGGGGTGGGTGCTGAAAAGGTTCATGAGCGATCTTCCCGAAAGGGGATTCACGATAAACATATGGGCCGTGGACGGGTTGGCGTCCATGGGGGCTGCTACGGCCGCCCGGGAAAGCTTCTCCAGCGCGCCGGCCAGGCCGTATGGTTTTCCGGAGATCTGCGCCCCTCCTGCATCGGCCAGGTATTCCCGGGAGCGGGAGATGGCCATCTGGATAATCGTGGCCGCAAGAGGCGCCAGGATGGCCATGGCTATCAGCCCCACGATTCCGCCGCCTTCGTCATCGCGATCGCGGTCTCCACCGCCGAAAATGGCCGCCCACTGCGCCATGTTGGCCAGCATGACGATGGCGCCCGCCAGGGTAGCGGCGATGGAACTGATCAGCATGTCCTTGTTTTTTATGTGGGCCAGTTCATGAGCGATAACCCCGGCCAGCTCCTCGCGATTCAGGATCCGGAGGAGACCCTCCGTAACCGCTACGACGGCGTGGTTTTCATCCCGCCCGGTGGCAAAGGCGTTGGGAGTATTTTCCGGGATGACATAAACCTTCGGCATGGGCAGGTTGGCCTGTAAGGTCAGATTCCTGACCAGCGTAAAAAGTTCCGGGGCCTGGCTGGGAGAAACTTCCTGGGCCCGGTACATGCGCAAGACAATCTTGTCGGAAAACCAGTAGCTGCCAAAGTTCATTACCAAGGCGACGATGAAGGCGATAACCATGCCCTGCTGACCGCCGAAATAGCCTCCGATCAGCATCAAGAGGCCCGTTAAGCCTCCCAGTAGAAGCGTTGTTTTTATCGTGTTCATTCTATCCCCCCTGTATAGTGAACAGTTATTGCCACCTTCCACTAACTGTTCAGCATTCTATTTCCTCAGTAAAATACTGCCATCCTGCAGATCCACCACAACGTGATCGCCTTCTCCGAAAGTTCCCTCCAGTATCTTCATGGCCAGGCTATCCAGGACAAGTTTCTGGAGGACTCTTTTCAGTGGTCGCGCGCCGTAAATCGCGCTGAAGCCCTGATCACCTATATAATTTTTAGCCTCCGGTGTCAATTCGATGGATAGCTTCCGCAAGGCGAGCCTTTTTTCAATCAAACCCATCTGGATGCCGATGATCCGGTGAATATCTGCCTTGCTCAGTGCCCTGAAGAAAATCATGTCGTCAATTCTGTTCAGGAATTCCGGCTTAAAGGTCGTCCGCATTAATTCCATGGTGCGGCTTCTTCTCTCTTCGTCATCCAGTTTCTGATTCTGGATAAATTGACCACCGATATTGGAGGTCATGATTACGATGCTGTTCTTGAAGTCCACTGTCCGGCCATGGCCGTCCGTCAACCGGCCGTCCTCAAGGATCTGCAAGAGAATGTTAAAGACATCGGGATGGGCCTTTTCTATTTCATCGAAGAGTAACACCGCATAAGGCCGACGCCGGACCGCCTCGGTGAGGTAACCGCCCTCATCGTATCCCACGTAACCGGGAGGCGCGCCAATGAGCCTCGCCACGGAATGTTTTTCCATGTATTCGGACATATCAATCCGCACCATGGCCTGTTCATTGTCGAACATGAATTCGGCCAGAGCGCGGGCCAGTTCCGTCTTGCCGACCCCCGTGGGCCCCAGAAAGATGAAAGAGCCGATCGGCCGGTTGGGATCCTGGAGACCGGACCTTGACCGGCGCAGGGCGTTCGAAACGGCAGTAATGCCTTCGTCCTGTCCGATGACCCGGAGTTTCAATCTTTCTTCCATCTGGATGAGCTTCTGGATGTCGCCCTCCAGCATGCGTGCAACAGGAATGCCCGTCCAGTTGGCGATGACCTCGGCCACGTCTTCCGCATCCACCTCTTCCTTGAGCATCTTTTTGTTTTTTTGCGTTTGTCCGAGCCGGGCCTGTTCTTTTTCCAGTTCCTTGTTCAGTTCCACCAGTTTTCCATAACGGATTTCGGCTGCCTTGGCCAGGTCGCCCGCCCGCTGGGCATTTATTTCTTCCGCCTTGTAATTTTCTATGCGGCTCCTGATGTCCTGAATCCCTTTGATAACTTCTTTTTCACTGTTCCACTGCAATTTCATGCCGTCCATTTCTTCCCTGATCTCGGCAAGTTCCCGGTCAATTTTATCGCGTCGCTCGACGGAAGTCCGGTCAGTTTCCTTCTTTAAAGACTGGCGTTCGATCTCCAACTGGATGGCCTTTCGTTCCAATACGTCTATTTCCTGCGGCAGGCTGTCCAATTCTATCCGGAGGTGCGAGGCGGCCTCATCAATCAGGTCTACCGCCTTGTCGGGGAGAAACCGGTCGCTGATGTAACGCTGGGAGAGGGTCGCAGCGGCGATAATGGCCTGATCCTTTATCTGGACGCCGTGATGCAGCTCGTAACGTTCCTTGAGGCCCCTCAAGATGGCGATGGTATCTTCCACCGTTGGCTCTCTGACGAAGATGGGCTGAAAACGACGCTCCAGGGCCGGATCTTTTTCAATATACTTGCGATATTCGTTCAGGGTGGTCGCGCCTACGCAGCGGAGCTCCCCCCTCGCCAGAGAGGGTTTCAGCATGTTCGAGGCGTCCATGGAGCCCTCGGCCGCACCGGCTCCCACGACCGTATGGATTTCGTCTATGAAGAGGATTATTTCCCCCTGCGAGGCCGTTACTTCCTTGAGGACCGCCTTCAGACGTTCCTCGAATTCCCCCCGGTATTTGGCGCCGGCCACGAGAGCGCCGATATCGAGACCGATCACCGTCTTTCCTTTGAGGCTTTCCGGCACATCGCCATTGATGATGCGCTGCGCCAATCCTTCCACGATGGCCGTCTTGCCGACACCGGGTTCGCCGATCAGCACGGGATTGTTCTTGGTGCGGCGGGAAAGCACCTGCATAATCCTTCTTATTTCCTCATCCCGGCCAATCACGGGGTCGAAGGCCCCCTTCCGGGCCAGTTCGTTAAAGTCTCGGGCGTACCTTTTCAACGCCTGGTATTTTTCCTCGGGGTTCGGATCGGTAATGCGCTGGTTGCCACGGATTTCCACAAGGATCTGAAAAATCTTATCCTTTGTCACGCCGGCGTTACGGAGGATAGTAGCGGCTGCGCCGTCCTTTTCTTCCGTAATGGCTATTAAAACGTGCTCGGCGCTAACGTATTCATCGGTCAGACGCGCCGCCTCGGCAATGGCGGATTCAAGCACTTTATTCAGACGCGGTGTAAGGGATGGTTGCGCCCCCTCCACCTGGGGCAGCCTGCCCAGAGTTTTTTCCAGTTCTGCGGCAATCTGTCCTGTCTCGGCGCCTAATTTTTTCAAGATGGCGCCGACGATGCCCTCCGGTTGCGCCAGAAAAGTCAGCAGCAGGTGCTCCACGTCCAGCGTCGGATGACGGTATTTACTGGCTGAGGTCTGGGCTTCCTGCAAAGCCTCCTGAACCTTCAAGGTGAATTTATCGAATCTCATCATGCCCTCCTATAGACCATAAGACAATAATTGTGTTGCCATTGCCACGAGTAAACTAAACACATTGACCAGGTATGTCAAGACGAGGGCAGGAAGATGAGTATAGTGGAGCGTTGAATACTAAATATTGACGAAGAGGTAGAATCAAGAACAGAAAATGAATAGAATGATTGGGATGTAATTAATCTGGGAAGTGTCCCCCATTTTTTTCCCGATTTTCCCGATTTTCTTACGCGTGGTTGTTGATGAATTCGTAAATTGCCTGTTGGGTGCAAACTTCATAGTATTTTCTTGATGTTGGACCTATTACATCCATGGTGCCTGGTTTGACTTCAAGAATGGGGGCTTCGCGAATCACCAGAAGCTGATAATTTCCGCTTAATGTCGGCACCTTTCCGGTATAAAGTGTGACTGTTTCATTATTTTCTGCCGGATACTCGATGCTTTTCAGGTTGATTTCTCTGGAGAGCTTGGCAAAACCCTCCGGGTCAAGTTCAATCCCATTGACGTTGTATCGCAGAGAAAGGTTATCTGCCGTAGCCTCGATGTCTTCATCCCGAACATTCTGGAATACAAACAGATTAAACATCCTCTCCTGATTCTTGAAAAGCTTGCGTAACTTCTTGTCGCAGCTGGACAGGCGATCGGCAAGATTGATGGCATGGGAAATCATGATCCTGGAATCTCCATCGAATAGATAGGCCGGAGGGCTCTGCTTGTAACAGATACCGATTCCCAGTTCGAGAATCGGCAGGTCATGCTTTTGATTTTTATCATTATATCGCTGCACTATCTGAAGCATGCTGACCGCCAGTCCGCATGCCCGGGCCACGCTATA
It encodes:
- a CDS encoding ParB/RepB/Spo0J family partition protein, whose amino-acid sequence is MATNETYIPGQLYLIALSDLLPDSDQPRKYLDPAALTEMVESIKEHGIIQPPTFRIDAGGLKYIVTGERRCTAARMAGLTEIAVLYTNSANYDEISLVENILRSDLTAVEEAEAMDRLMKKHSFSQDDLARKFSKSKATISSTLSINKLPPEVLDDCRKDPAIPKRVLVGIAQKKQARSMVTAYQKYKAGLNPQKKTGIGARLSVAQNTCNAVGAIGEKISDLDVTILTHEERDSFANALDNLKQTITSKLDAMAQ
- a CDS encoding sodium-translocating pyrophosphatase; this translates as MIKHRFLSFFSALSVIFLSSAAFAGEADIKLPDLTNVVFNIAGSSVSGLSILYWGLVICVIGMMFGVLQYRQTKSLPAHKSMLDVSATIWETCKTYLTQQGKFLAYLWILIAICIIYYFAGLQNAPVKNVLMILFSSIMGILGSYGVAWFGIRINTVANSRAAFASLRGAPINIVNICLRSGMSVGLLLVSVELFFMICILVFLPKELAGPCFVGFAIGESLGASALRICGGIFTKIADIGSDLMKIVFHLPEDDPKNPGVIADCTGDNAGDSVGPTADGFETYGVTGVALIAFLALALTANPYMAGTLIVWIFAMRILMILTSLASYFINESLNAALYVGKKELDLEQPLTNLVWLTSAVSIIVTFAASYILLSDLQPVATFASLWWALALIISCGTIAGALIPEFTKIFTSTKSIHCQEVVNSGRQGGASLVILSGFVAGNFSAFWEGLIILVLMLVAYLVSTTPAIMAIMPEAFRFAAPVFAFGLVAFGFLGMGPVTIAVDSFGPVSDNAQSIYELSMIEKIPDIKKAIKKDFGFEPDFEHSKDILEGADGAGNTFKATAKPVLIGTAVVGATTMVFGIIMLLQSVFGNVVEHLSLVQPEIILGLLMGGCVVYWFTGASTQAVVTGAYRAVVFIKDNIKLTDATASIEDSKEVVKICTIYAQKGMINIFVVIFFMTLALSFFNPYFFIGYLIAIAFFGLFQAIFMANAGGCWDNAKKIVEVDLKEKNTPLHEATVVGDTVGDPFKDTSSVSLNPVIKFTTLFGLLAVEIAVEMQKAGYIGLKTTLASIFFLIALVFVYRSFYGMRISGEQL
- the pth gene encoding aminoacyl-tRNA hydrolase yields the protein MKLIVGLGNPGEQYQANRHNLGFLTVDYLAGRYGISLQRRGFDAFFGQGRIAKEAVFLAKPQTFMNLSGVAVEKLLAYFRTDIEDMLVIHDDLDLPFPTVRLKKGGGSGGHKGLASIIEHLGSSDFFRVRIGIGKPARKRMVESYVLSPFTAEEQKELPNIITVAGDAAGEIVENGIESAMRIYNMRSNNLT
- a CDS encoding 50S ribosomal protein L25, whose protein sequence is MEANELNALVRAASGKGHSRRLRSKGMIPAVFYGPGTEAILLDVNVAELMSLRKKEGKGFIKLMIAGQDNKFEKLAVLKELQIEPLSRRLVHADFYEINMEHKFTFEIPIHFSGKPKGVDDGGELHLLKRELKVSCLPGVRPEFVAADISGMQIGDSFKVHDLAASDGVVVLDHADTVVATLAAPKAIIKPEEEVEAIIPSETEPAK
- a CDS encoding ribose-phosphate pyrophosphokinase, coding for MLEKIRVFSGNANVLLAGKIAKNLGVKLGMANVTTFSDGETRVEIDENVRGMDVFIIQPTCSPVNVTCMELLIMIDAMKRASADRITAVIPYYGYARQDRKVAPRAPITAKLVADLITTAGANRVLAMDLHAGQIQGFFNIPVDNLFATPVLIDYLKKNYPENTVLVSPDTGGVGRARAFGTRLGANLAIIDKRREGPNEAQVMNIIGEVKGCRVIILDDMIDTAGTVIKAAQALEEAGATEVSVCCTHPVLSGPAIERLQGSNIKEVIVTDTIPLQENAKACKRITVLSVAGLLSEAVKRIFYNESVSSLFV
- the ispE gene encoding 4-(cytidine 5'-diphospho)-2-C-methyl-D-erythritol kinase, which translates into the protein MLKKLSPAKVNLHLSVLRKREDGYHDIATLMQRISLYDEMTFSSLPTGIVIKCPGSGLPEDDDNIVYRAARAYFSSIGYKKGIAITIGKKIPLSAGLGGGSSNAATTLMTLNEMTGESCRPEELMKIGKTLGADVPFFIFGKTAWATGIGDCLRAAENIPPLWFLLVNPGFPVSTRMVYESLNLRLTKDSINYSIPSIKTGTGNNMSGWLKNDLEEVTLARHPVLNQIKQLLLGGGASGALMSGSGPTLFGIFETGEQARNAEKALTAQGFGKWWIHLAHSI
- a CDS encoding DUF1844 domain-containing protein; this encodes MGEEEKKGFVVKDKRIFGDGGEMRAEEGPAVEKVAEPAAEPAQDSSTAPPEQDRPETGHLPEINFYNFIVSLSTTALFHFGDFADSSTNKAEKNLIAAKEIIDTLVMLKDKTAGNRDVNENNLIEGALYELRMRYVKETA
- the htpX gene encoding zinc metalloprotease HtpX, with protein sequence MNTIKTTLLLGGLTGLLMLIGGYFGGQQGMVIAFIVALVMNFGSYWFSDKIVLRMYRAQEVSPSQAPELFTLVRNLTLQANLPMPKVYVIPENTPNAFATGRDENHAVVAVTEGLLRILNREELAGVIAHELAHIKNKDMLISSIAATLAGAIVMLANMAQWAAIFGGGDRDRDDEGGGIVGLIAMAILAPLAATIIQMAISRSREYLADAGGAQISGKPYGLAGALEKLSRAAVAAPMDANPSTAHMFIVNPLSGRSLMNLFSTHPPIEERVARLRTMVPR